One segment of Streptomyces sp. NBC_00576 DNA contains the following:
- a CDS encoding alginate lyase family protein: MTISPLSRRGFLGGTGAAALLLASGATGLAVPGPAWAAPRERTFTHPGLLHGATDLTRMKEAVAAQQSPVYEGYLALAAHARSKSTYTVQNTGQITSWGRGPSNFMNQAVADSAAAYQNALMWCVTGDRAHADKARDLLNVWSASLTAVTGADGPLGAGLQAFKFVNAAELLRHGGDYDGWTDTDIARCEASFLDVWYPAVSGYMLYANGNWDLTALQTILAIGVFCEEPTLFEDALRFMAAGAGNGSVRHRIVTDAGQGQESGRDQGHEQLAVGLHADTAQVAWNQGVDLYGYDDNRLLANVEYAARYNLGAAVPFTPDLDRTGKYIKTTVSDKVRGSLPPIYEMAYAHYAGVRGLDAPYTKAAVFRGTGGARVVEGSNDDLPSWGTLTFAGTTAPAPAAPTVPAGVTAHGADDTVTVSWLPSAWATGYTVRRATRPEGPYETIAAAATTDTYTYTYTDRDIHRGRTFYYTVIASNSLGVSGSSGWAAGSAGLPAPWSSQDVGETGVPGSAVFDGERFVLEAGGTADTHHLAHVPLRGDGTVTARIVWPLSSQYSKIGVTLRASLDAAAPHASMLIQGLPLHTWSGVWTVRPAPGAAVSATGSTPVPPSQQQTITTAASFPISDLGTLPESATPLQAPYVEAAGDGYRLRAPYWVRVARKGRRCTGSISPDGEHWTQVGVTEVELGRTVYAGLALTSCLGIDAEYAETGTGAFDNVQVTSASGPVWCVPRPRRTATDLRAATGADAIELMWTDPDLSARYTVLRATRPEGPYESVATGVGPVGFGTRVRYADATGTPGRTYRYAVAKTNSGGRGPRSAPTSALMPTPSVPEALSAGMAFANVGVPFRHLIRASHEPVRFTAAGLPKGLTVDRRTGLVSGTPAESGEFAVTTAASNASGTATAPLTLTVSAPPPAPWTYGDLGDVVVDERELGTYGVAAVRTPGSTSYTDGTFVVRGAGTDLNVNGQGMTGQFVRRPVTGDSVLTARLVSRTGATAADRVGLLMAKSLSPFDQAAGVIVTGGTSAQLMLRKTVAGASAFTGTAGPTLQLPSLLRLKRTGTTFSAAFSTDDGVSWTPLAEGDIPGFGDAAYYVGLVVCSRDPLARCTSYFDEVSISPT; this comes from the coding sequence ATGACGATCTCCCCACTCAGCCGCCGGGGCTTCCTCGGCGGCACCGGCGCCGCGGCGCTGCTGCTGGCATCCGGCGCGACCGGCCTCGCCGTTCCCGGCCCCGCCTGGGCGGCGCCCCGTGAACGGACCTTCACCCACCCCGGACTGCTGCACGGTGCCACCGACCTGACCCGGATGAAGGAAGCGGTCGCAGCACAGCAATCCCCGGTGTACGAGGGCTACTTGGCACTCGCCGCCCATGCCCGCTCGAAGTCGACGTACACCGTGCAGAACACCGGCCAGATCACCTCCTGGGGCCGCGGCCCGTCCAACTTCATGAACCAGGCCGTCGCCGACTCGGCCGCCGCCTACCAGAACGCCCTCATGTGGTGCGTGACCGGCGACCGCGCCCACGCCGACAAGGCCCGCGACCTCCTCAACGTCTGGTCGGCCTCGCTCACCGCCGTCACGGGCGCCGACGGACCGCTCGGCGCCGGACTCCAGGCCTTCAAGTTCGTCAACGCGGCCGAACTCCTGCGCCACGGCGGCGACTACGACGGCTGGACGGACACTGACATCGCCCGCTGCGAGGCGTCCTTCCTCGATGTCTGGTATCCGGCGGTGTCCGGCTACATGCTCTACGCCAACGGCAACTGGGACCTGACGGCCCTGCAGACCATCCTGGCCATCGGTGTGTTCTGCGAGGAGCCGACCCTCTTCGAGGACGCCCTGCGGTTCATGGCGGCCGGCGCAGGCAACGGCAGCGTCCGCCACCGCATCGTCACCGACGCCGGCCAGGGCCAGGAGAGCGGCCGCGACCAGGGCCACGAACAGCTCGCTGTCGGCCTGCACGCCGACACCGCCCAGGTCGCCTGGAACCAGGGCGTCGACCTGTACGGCTACGACGACAACCGGCTCCTCGCCAACGTCGAGTACGCGGCCCGCTACAACCTCGGCGCCGCCGTCCCCTTCACCCCCGACCTCGACCGCACCGGCAAGTACATCAAGACGACGGTGTCGGACAAGGTCCGCGGCAGCCTGCCCCCGATCTACGAGATGGCGTACGCGCACTACGCGGGCGTACGCGGCCTCGACGCCCCGTACACGAAGGCCGCCGTTTTCCGGGGAACAGGCGGCGCCCGTGTCGTGGAGGGCAGCAACGACGACCTGCCGAGCTGGGGCACCCTGACCTTCGCGGGCACAACGGCGCCCGCACCGGCCGCGCCCACCGTCCCGGCGGGCGTCACGGCACACGGCGCGGACGACACCGTCACCGTCTCCTGGCTCCCGTCCGCGTGGGCGACCGGCTACACGGTCCGGCGGGCCACCCGCCCCGAGGGCCCGTACGAGACGATCGCCGCCGCGGCGACCACCGACACGTACACGTACACGTACACGGACCGGGACATTCACCGGGGCCGGACCTTCTACTACACCGTCATCGCGTCCAACTCCCTTGGTGTGAGCGGTAGTTCGGGATGGGCTGCGGGATCCGCCGGCCTTCCCGCGCCCTGGTCGAGCCAGGACGTCGGGGAGACGGGCGTCCCCGGCTCGGCGGTCTTCGACGGCGAACGATTCGTGCTGGAGGCGGGCGGCACGGCGGACACCCACCACCTGGCCCACGTGCCCCTGCGCGGCGACGGCACGGTCACCGCGCGGATCGTGTGGCCGCTCAGCTCCCAGTACTCCAAGATCGGCGTCACCCTGCGCGCCTCCCTGGACGCCGCCGCCCCGCACGCGTCGATGCTGATCCAGGGCCTGCCGCTGCACACCTGGAGCGGCGTGTGGACCGTACGCCCGGCGCCCGGAGCGGCGGTCTCGGCGACGGGCAGCACCCCGGTACCGCCCTCGCAGCAGCAGACGATCACCACGGCCGCGTCCTTCCCGATCTCCGACCTCGGCACGCTCCCGGAATCGGCGACACCACTTCAGGCGCCCTACGTCGAGGCCGCCGGCGACGGCTACCGGCTGCGGGCCCCGTACTGGGTCCGCGTCGCGCGCAAGGGCCGCCGCTGCACGGGGTCCATCTCCCCGGACGGTGAGCACTGGACCCAAGTAGGCGTCACCGAGGTCGAGTTGGGGCGCACGGTGTACGCCGGGCTCGCGCTCACCTCCTGCCTGGGCATCGACGCGGAGTACGCCGAGACCGGCACCGGCGCCTTCGACAACGTCCAGGTGACCTCCGCTTCCGGCCCCGTCTGGTGCGTGCCGCGTCCCCGGCGTACCGCCACCGATCTGCGGGCGGCCACCGGAGCCGACGCCATCGAGCTGATGTGGACCGACCCCGACCTGTCGGCGCGGTACACGGTGTTGCGGGCCACGCGTCCCGAGGGCCCGTACGAGAGTGTCGCCACCGGCGTCGGACCGGTCGGGTTCGGCACCCGCGTGCGGTACGCGGACGCCACCGGAACGCCAGGACGGACGTACCGCTACGCCGTCGCCAAGACCAACTCGGGTGGCCGTGGCCCGCGTTCGGCGCCCACCTCCGCCCTGATGCCGACACCGTCGGTGCCCGAGGCGCTGTCGGCCGGCATGGCGTTCGCCAACGTGGGCGTCCCGTTCCGGCACCTGATCCGGGCCTCGCACGAGCCTGTGCGGTTCACCGCCGCCGGGCTGCCGAAGGGGTTGACCGTTGACCGGCGTACCGGGCTCGTCTCCGGAACGCCCGCCGAGAGTGGGGAGTTCGCCGTCACCACGGCCGCGAGCAACGCCTCCGGCACGGCGACGGCCCCCCTCACGCTCACCGTCTCCGCCCCGCCGCCCGCCCCCTGGACGTACGGCGACCTCGGTGATGTCGTCGTCGACGAACGGGAGTTGGGGACCTACGGCGTGGCGGCGGTACGCACGCCCGGCTCGACCTCGTACACGGACGGGACCTTCGTCGTGCGAGGCGCCGGGACCGACCTGAACGTCAACGGGCAGGGCATGACCGGGCAGTTCGTCCGACGGCCGGTCACCGGGGACAGCGTCCTCACCGCCCGGCTGGTCTCCCGCACCGGAGCCACGGCCGCCGACCGGGTCGGGCTGCTCATGGCCAAGTCCCTGTCGCCGTTCGACCAGGCGGCCGGGGTGATCGTCACCGGTGGTACCAGCGCACAGCTGATGCTGCGCAAGACGGTGGCGGGCGCCTCGGCCTTCACCGGAACCGCCGGACCGACCCTTCAACTCCCTTCCCTGCTAAGGCTGAAGCGCACGGGGACCACCTTCTCCGCGGCCTTCTCCACCGATGACGGCGTCAGCTGGACCCCCCTCGCCGAGGGAGACATCCCCGGCTTCGGCGACGCCGCCTACTACGTGGGCCTCGTGGTCTGCTCCCGCGACCCCCTGGCCCGCTGCACCTCGTACTTCGACGAGGTGAGCATCAGCCCCACCTGA
- a CDS encoding glycosyl hydrolase family 28 protein: MTPSQAPSPSLSRRTALQAAGVTALAAGLTNLTATTAGAADAGAAATLVTYPRPSAMPTNTSFKVRVRTAPDGEWQTLDIWRPQLSEINANTGSSKVYNSSLAYFDFQGSVEVEVTYLKGGTTKVRVRPDSYGIKPEVLGDTLRFTLDQPRNIVVQINDDIFDCLHLFARAVEKKKPATDDPDVIYYGPGVHTTADGYLTVPAGKTVYLDGGAVLKATVLFRNVEHAGLAGRGVLAGTVDGGVLVENSRNISIGAVTVLNPAGYAVKTGEATGVTIKGLGSFSSKGWGDGIDIFCSSNVVIDGVFMRNSDDCIAIYTHRWEYYGDTTDITVRNSTLWADVAHPVNVGTHGNSDNPEVLKNLTFRNLDICDHREPQMGYQGCIALNPGDSNLIKNVKVDNVRVEDFRWGQLIHMRVMYNTKYNTSVGRGIQNVYVKDLSYTGKPLATCLLLGYDAKHAIKDVTFENLVVNGTVIADSMKKPTWYLTTDTIPMHTNEHVTNLRFLTTAEAEAAATS, encoded by the coding sequence ATGACCCCGTCCCAGGCCCCGTCCCCCTCTCTGTCCCGCCGCACCGCACTCCAGGCGGCCGGTGTCACCGCGCTCGCGGCCGGTCTCACCAACCTGACGGCCACGACGGCCGGGGCGGCCGACGCCGGGGCGGCGGCGACACTCGTCACGTACCCCCGCCCGTCCGCCATGCCGACCAACACCAGCTTCAAGGTGCGGGTCCGTACCGCCCCCGACGGCGAGTGGCAGACGCTGGACATCTGGCGCCCGCAGCTGTCGGAGATCAACGCGAACACCGGGTCGAGCAAGGTCTACAACTCGTCGCTGGCGTACTTCGACTTCCAGGGCTCCGTCGAGGTCGAGGTCACCTACCTCAAGGGCGGCACCACCAAGGTCCGGGTGAGACCGGATTCGTACGGCATCAAGCCCGAAGTCCTCGGTGACACCCTGCGCTTCACGCTCGACCAGCCGCGCAACATCGTCGTCCAGATCAACGACGACATCTTCGACTGTCTCCATCTGTTCGCCCGCGCTGTCGAGAAGAAGAAGCCCGCGACGGACGACCCCGACGTCATCTACTACGGCCCTGGCGTCCACACCACCGCCGACGGCTACCTGACCGTCCCCGCCGGCAAGACCGTGTACCTCGACGGCGGTGCCGTCCTCAAGGCGACCGTCCTCTTCCGCAACGTCGAGCACGCCGGGCTCGCCGGCCGTGGTGTGCTCGCCGGGACGGTGGACGGCGGCGTCCTCGTCGAGAACTCGCGGAACATCTCCATCGGCGCCGTCACCGTGCTCAACCCCGCCGGCTACGCCGTCAAGACCGGCGAGGCCACCGGCGTCACGATCAAGGGCCTCGGCTCCTTCAGCTCAAAGGGCTGGGGCGACGGCATCGACATCTTCTGCAGCAGCAACGTCGTCATCGACGGCGTCTTCATGCGCAACTCCGACGACTGCATCGCCATCTACACCCACCGCTGGGAGTACTACGGCGACACCACCGATATCACCGTCCGCAACTCCACCCTCTGGGCGGACGTCGCCCACCCCGTCAACGTCGGGACGCACGGCAACTCCGACAATCCCGAGGTGCTGAAGAACCTCACCTTCCGGAACCTCGACATCTGTGACCACCGTGAGCCTCAGATGGGCTACCAGGGCTGCATCGCCCTCAACCCCGGCGACAGCAACCTGATCAAGAACGTGAAGGTCGACAACGTCCGCGTCGAGGACTTCCGTTGGGGCCAGCTCATCCATATGCGGGTCATGTACAACACGAAGTACAACACCTCGGTCGGCCGTGGCATCCAGAACGTCTACGTCAAGGACCTCTCCTACACCGGCAAGCCGCTCGCCACATGCCTGCTGCTCGGCTACGACGCCAAGCACGCGATCAAGGACGTGACGTTCGAGAACCTGGTCGTCAACGGCACGGTGATCGCCGACTCGATGAAGAAGCCGACCTGGTATCTCACCACCGACACCATCCCGATGCACACGAACGAGCATGTGACGAACCTCCGCTTCCTCACCACCGCCGAGGCCGAGGCGGCCGCGACCTCATGA
- a CDS encoding LacI family DNA-binding transcriptional regulator, producing the protein MVRTGGGAAPTGPTLAVVAREAGVSVPTASKVVNGREDVAPETRRRVTEALDRLGYVRRPRFDASKAPGLVDLVVHSLDSSWSGAVLHGVEEAAHDAGLEMVVSAGLTRTRGGRPERGWLDKLTTRGSAGVLFNLAELTPSQYAWLDQHHIPFVMIDPVLEPPPGVVSVGAANWHGGVTATEHLLALGHERIAVIAGYRRKMCSSARVAGYRSALVTAGVRQRPEYVRYGSFDETVAHRRMLELLDLPEPPTAVFVCSDKMALGAYKALAERKLRVPEDVSVVGFDDLAEARWVSPALTTVRQPLSEMAATALRLLVRMMAGERPEGTRTELSTRLVERGSTGSPAGQAVRTLRVGGGLSRPSAEPLTDTAPRP; encoded by the coding sequence ATGGTCCGCACCGGAGGCGGCGCCGCCCCCACGGGTCCCACACTGGCGGTCGTCGCCCGGGAGGCCGGGGTCTCCGTACCGACCGCCTCGAAGGTCGTGAACGGCCGGGAGGACGTGGCGCCGGAGACGCGGCGGCGGGTCACCGAGGCGCTGGACCGGCTCGGCTATGTCCGCAGACCCCGCTTCGACGCGTCGAAGGCGCCCGGCCTGGTCGATCTCGTAGTCCACTCGCTGGACAGTTCCTGGTCGGGTGCGGTGCTGCACGGCGTGGAGGAGGCCGCGCACGACGCGGGCCTGGAGATGGTCGTGTCGGCGGGCCTGACCCGGACCCGGGGCGGGCGCCCGGAACGCGGCTGGCTGGACAAACTGACGACCCGCGGCTCGGCCGGCGTCCTGTTCAACCTCGCCGAGCTGACTCCGTCCCAGTACGCCTGGCTCGACCAGCACCACATCCCGTTCGTGATGATCGACCCGGTACTGGAACCGCCGCCGGGCGTGGTGTCGGTGGGCGCGGCGAACTGGCACGGCGGGGTGACGGCGACGGAACACCTGCTGGCGCTGGGTCACGAACGCATCGCGGTCATCGCCGGGTACCGGCGCAAGATGTGCAGCAGCGCCCGGGTGGCCGGCTACCGCTCGGCGCTCGTCACGGCCGGTGTGCGCCAGCGCCCCGAGTACGTCCGCTACGGGAGCTTCGACGAGACGGTCGCCCACCGGCGCATGCTGGAGCTCCTCGACCTGCCCGAGCCGCCGACGGCGGTGTTCGTGTGCTCGGACAAGATGGCGCTCGGGGCGTACAAGGCTTTGGCGGAGCGGAAGTTGAGGGTGCCGGAGGATGTCAGCGTGGTCGGCTTCGATGACCTTGCCGAGGCGCGGTGGGTCTCGCCGGCGCTCACGACCGTCCGCCAGCCTCTCTCGGAGATGGCGGCGACGGCGCTGCGGTTGTTGGTGCGGATGATGGCGGGGGAACGGCCGGAGGGTACGCGTACGGAACTGTCTACGCGGCTGGTGGAACGGGGGAGTACGGGTTCGCCGGCGGGTCAGGCAGTTCGTACGCTGCGGGTCGGTGGGGGCTTGTCGCGCCCCTCGGCGGAGCCGCTGACCGATACAGCCCCGCGCCCCTGA
- a CDS encoding RICIN domain-containing protein gives MRKHTRAHRLMTVSTVLFAGGVLLLPTPTIAQPEKVDSRTSPAVISGAAFQIKNPQTGKCMTVAGGRSTENNVELVQFNCDTDPSRRWKLTNGEDNSYQLVNTQTRKCATVAGGRSTENNVELVQFDCDSDPSRRWSLANWDGRSYELVNDQTGKCATVAGGRSTENNVTLVQFDCDKDRSRTWNLNLAG, from the coding sequence ATGCGCAAGCACACTCGGGCACATCGACTTATGACGGTATCGACGGTCCTGTTCGCCGGAGGCGTCCTGCTACTGCCGACTCCCACGATCGCCCAGCCCGAGAAGGTGGACTCCAGGACCTCCCCGGCAGTGATCTCGGGAGCCGCGTTCCAGATCAAGAACCCGCAGACCGGCAAGTGCATGACGGTCGCGGGCGGGCGTTCCACCGAGAACAACGTCGAACTGGTCCAGTTCAACTGCGACACGGACCCCTCGCGCCGCTGGAAGCTCACCAACGGGGAGGACAACTCCTACCAGCTGGTGAACACGCAGACCCGCAAGTGCGCGACGGTCGCGGGCGGGCGTTCGACCGAGAACAACGTCGAACTGGTCCAGTTCGACTGCGATTCGGACCCCTCGCGCCGCTGGAGCCTCGCCAACTGGGACGGCAGGTCCTACGAACTCGTCAACGACCAGACGGGCAAGTGCGCGACGGTCGCCGGTGGCCGTTCGACCGAGAACAACGTCACGCTGGTGCAGTTCGACTGCGACAAGGACCGTTCCCGCACCTGGAACCTGAACCTGGCGGGCTGA
- a CDS encoding VOC family protein — MTTQPTSQPTSRPTPRFDAIGIVTADLAASVTFYRRLGLDFPEGADEQPHVEAELPGGMRLLLDTEATVRSFHPRWQPPSGGGRIGLALLCGSATEVDSLYEELVGAGYRSELKPWDAVWGQRYACVLDPDGNGVDLFAPLASSPAPAPE, encoded by the coding sequence ATGACCACACAACCGACCTCACAACCGACCTCACGCCCCACGCCGCGGTTCGACGCCATCGGCATCGTCACCGCCGACCTCGCCGCGTCCGTCACCTTCTACCGTCGGCTCGGGCTCGACTTCCCCGAGGGCGCCGATGAGCAGCCGCACGTCGAGGCCGAGCTCCCGGGAGGGATGCGGCTCTTGCTCGACACCGAGGCGACCGTCCGGTCCTTCCACCCCCGGTGGCAGCCACCCAGCGGCGGCGGGCGGATCGGGCTGGCCCTGCTCTGCGGCTCGGCCACCGAAGTCGACTCCCTGTACGAGGAGTTGGTGGGCGCCGGATATCGGAGCGAGCTGAAGCCCTGGGACGCCGTATGGGGACAGCGGTACGCGTGCGTGCTGGACCCGGACGGCAACGGCGTCGACCTGTTCGCGCCCCTGGCCTCCTCCCCCGCTCCCGCCCCCGAGTAG
- a CDS encoding YihY/virulence factor BrkB family protein yields the protein MQAASEPSENPSGRLHRARVLYRNVSKRRTAWLLLKDTVNSCIEYRILGLAAEAAFFTLLSVPPLLLSLIGLLGYVDDWTGTDTITSLETNLLEASRTVLSDKGVTEIARPILDDVMKGGRPDVISIGFLFALWSGSRAVNVFIDTITVMYGLDGVRGIVKTRLVAFVLFVVALLIGSVALPLMVAGPDAVLGVLPWSETLVQVLYWPVVILLSIAFLTTLFHVSVPVRSPWIEDVPGALVALGMWVLGSFLLRIYLTKTIEGATIYGSLAAAVAVLLWVGVSAFAVLVGAAVNAAIDRVWPAASTAAARAANERIREEEAAEYVARMTALHSHERDDDPDDPDDCDMPSEFPERWSRFLPPEDVTSRLRTHVKSTPKTGEGPPAEK from the coding sequence GTGCAGGCAGCAAGTGAACCCTCCGAGAACCCCAGCGGCCGACTCCACCGCGCGCGCGTCCTCTACCGGAACGTCTCCAAGCGCAGGACCGCGTGGCTGTTGCTCAAGGACACCGTCAACTCGTGCATCGAGTACCGGATCCTGGGTCTGGCGGCGGAGGCGGCGTTCTTCACGCTGCTCTCCGTGCCGCCGCTGCTGCTGAGCCTCATCGGGCTGCTCGGCTACGTCGACGACTGGACCGGCACCGACACGATCACCAGCCTGGAGACCAACCTTCTGGAGGCGTCCCGCACGGTCCTGTCCGACAAGGGCGTCACCGAGATCGCCCGGCCGATCCTGGACGACGTGATGAAGGGCGGCCGGCCCGACGTCATCTCCATAGGGTTCCTGTTCGCCCTCTGGTCCGGCTCGCGCGCGGTCAACGTCTTCATCGACACGATCACCGTGATGTACGGCCTCGACGGCGTCCGCGGCATCGTCAAGACCCGCCTCGTCGCCTTCGTCCTCTTCGTCGTGGCGCTGCTGATCGGCTCGGTCGCACTGCCGCTGATGGTGGCGGGCCCGGACGCGGTGCTGGGCGTCCTGCCATGGTCGGAGACGCTCGTACAGGTCCTGTACTGGCCGGTCGTGATCCTGCTGTCGATCGCCTTCCTGACGACGCTGTTCCATGTGTCGGTCCCGGTGCGCTCACCGTGGATCGAGGACGTCCCGGGCGCGCTGGTGGCCCTCGGGATGTGGGTGCTCGGCAGCTTCCTGCTGCGCATCTACCTGACCAAGACGATCGAGGGCGCCACGATCTACGGATCGCTCGCCGCGGCCGTCGCGGTCCTGCTGTGGGTCGGGGTGTCCGCGTTCGCGGTGCTCGTCGGGGCCGCGGTCAACGCGGCGATCGACCGCGTCTGGCCGGCCGCCTCGACCGCCGCCGCGCGCGCCGCCAACGAACGGATCCGTGAGGAGGAGGCCGCCGAGTACGTCGCCCGGATGACCGCCCTCCACTCCCACGAGCGCGACGACGACCCGGACGACCCCGACGACTGCGACATGCCCTCCGAGTTCCCGGAACGCTGGTCGCGCTTCCTGCCCCCGGAGGACGTGACCTCCCGTCTGCGGACCCATGTGAAGAGCACACCCAAGACGGGAGAGGGCCCGCCCGCCGAGAAGTGA
- a CDS encoding heparan-alpha-glucosaminide N-acetyltransferase domain-containing protein, which produces MPLSTPRIAGVDVARGLALLGMFSVHVFGTFEPDDSPTAAWQFAGGRSSATFALVAGVGLAFTTGGRTPRVDRGSLASVAARAATVGLIGLLLGYAANAGGLSVDVILAFYALLFLLALPLLALRARTLACLALALGVVAPFLVHLLRGALPEPAFDGDPTLQDVVTDPAGLLGDLLVHGPYPVLAWTAYLCAGLAIGRLDLFDRRTATRLLTGGLALAATAWLTCSLWLFRWGGLERLRQTEFPDATGPHARDEVLWDPPDGETWWSMLSRAPHSTSPFDLLHTLGAATALLAAVLLLTRITVVRRALLPLAAAGSMPLTLYTAHVLFLATGTLNGSPGLQYAVLVAGSLLFAAGWRLTRGQGPLEALVAGTARRARGWERGRAQGSPPELPVHRSEPTERTDRTERTESQDQHR; this is translated from the coding sequence ATGCCTTTATCGACACCGCGCATTGCCGGTGTAGACGTGGCCCGTGGCCTCGCACTGCTCGGTATGTTCTCCGTGCACGTTTTCGGAACGTTCGAGCCGGACGATTCCCCGACGGCGGCCTGGCAGTTCGCGGGCGGCCGGTCCTCGGCGACCTTCGCACTGGTGGCCGGTGTCGGCCTGGCCTTCACCACCGGCGGCCGCACACCCCGCGTCGACCGGGGCTCGCTCGCCTCGGTCGCCGCCCGGGCGGCGACCGTCGGTCTGATCGGGCTGCTGCTGGGCTACGCCGCCAACGCGGGCGGGCTCAGCGTCGACGTCATCCTCGCCTTCTACGCCCTGCTGTTCCTGCTCGCGCTGCCGCTGCTGGCCCTGCGGGCCAGGACGCTGGCCTGCCTCGCGCTCGCCCTGGGCGTGGTCGCGCCGTTCCTCGTCCACCTTCTCCGGGGCGCACTGCCCGAACCCGCCTTCGACGGTGATCCGACGCTCCAGGACGTCGTCACCGACCCGGCCGGTCTCCTCGGCGACCTTCTCGTCCACGGCCCCTACCCGGTCCTGGCGTGGACGGCGTACCTGTGCGCCGGTCTCGCCATCGGGCGCCTCGACCTCTTCGACCGGCGCACCGCGACCCGGCTGCTGACCGGTGGGCTGGCGCTCGCCGCCACCGCCTGGCTGACCTGCTCGTTGTGGCTCTTCCGCTGGGGCGGTCTGGAGCGGCTGCGGCAGACCGAGTTCCCCGACGCGACCGGGCCGCACGCCCGCGACGAGGTCCTGTGGGACCCCCCGGACGGCGAGACCTGGTGGTCGATGCTCTCCCGCGCCCCGCACTCCACCTCGCCGTTCGACCTGCTGCACACCCTCGGCGCGGCCACGGCCCTGCTCGCGGCGGTCCTGCTGCTGACCCGGATCACCGTGGTGCGGCGCGCGCTGCTCCCGCTGGCGGCTGCCGGAAGCATGCCGCTGACCCTCTACACCGCCCACGTCCTGTTCCTCGCCACCGGAACCCTGAACGGCTCCCCCGGCCTCCAGTACGCCGTACTCGTCGCGGGCTCGCTGCTCTTCGCGGCCGGGTGGCGGCTCACCAGGGGCCAGGGACCCCTGGAAGCCCTGGTCGCGGGGACGGCGCGGCGCGCCCGGGGGTGGGAACGGGGGCGGGCGCAGGGGAGCCCGCCCGAGTTGCCGGTCCACCGATCCGAACCAACAGAACGAACGGACCGAACCGAACGAACCGAAAGCCAGGACCAGCACCGCTAA